Part of the Candidatus Methylomirabilota bacterium genome, CCGAGACGTCCGCCAGATAGACGAGCGGGATGTTGTAGGCGTTACAGAGCCAGATGAAACGGGCTGCCTTGTCCGACGAGTCGACGAACAGGACGCCCCCCTTGACCTTCGGCTGGTTGGCGACGATCCCCACCGCCCGCCCGCCGATGCGGGCGAAGCCGGTGATGACCTCCCGGGCGAACAGCCGCTTGAGCTCGAGCCACGACCCGGCGTCGATCACGCGGTCGATGACCTCGTACATGTCGAAGTACTTGCGCTGGTCGTAGGGGACGATCGCGTCGATCGGCCGGCCCGGCGCGGGCTCGGCCGATTCGATGGCCGCCACCCGCCCGCGGTGGCTCGACGGCATGTAGGCGAGGTAGCGCTTGGCGACCTCGATGGCTTCCTCGTCGGAGCCGACCAGGATGTCGCCGCAGCCGGATTCCTGGCAGTGCATCCGGGCGCCGCCCAGGGCCTCCTGGTCCACCTTCTCGCCGATCGCCATCTCGACCATCCGGGGCGATCCCACGTACATGGAGGCCTTGCCCTCGACCATGATGACGACGTCGGTCAGCGCCGGAAGGTACGCCGAGCCGGCCGGCGACGGCCCGAAGAGGATGCAGACCTGCGGCACCACGCCCGAGAGCTGGACCTCGTTGTAGAAGATCCGGCCGGCGTGGTAGCGGCCGGGGAAGATGCGGATCTGCTCCGAGATCCGCCCGCCGGCCGCGTCGACCAGGTAGAGCAGCGGAATCTGGAGCCGGGCCGCCTTCTCCTGGATTCGGACGATCTTCTGGACGGTCTTCTCCCCCCAGGAGCCCGCCTTCACCGTGTAATCGTTGGCCATGATGCAGACCGGGCGGCCGAGGACGGTGCCCACGCCGGTCACGACCCCGTCGGCCGGCGTCTCGGGCTCTCGCGAGCGCGCCAGAAGCCAGTCCTCCTCGAACCCGGTCCCCGGATCCAGGAGAAGCGCGAGCCGGTCGCGGACGAAGAGCTTGCCCTCTTCCCGGAGCTTCTCCCGGTGGCGGACGTTGCCCTGCTGAACGCGCGCGATTTCCTGCCGAAGGTGGTCTTCGCTCACGGGCGCCATGGTAGCACCCGCATTGCGACGCGGACAACCAGCCGAGACGCGCATCCCTTCCCGCCGGTCGCGGGCCAGCCCGCCGGCCGACCTGGCGGGCTGTCGGAGTAACCCGGGGCCGACCGCCGAGCGCGTGGTGCATCAAGGAGTGCTCCGAGCGGCGGCTTAGCCGCCGCCACGACGGGGGGGCATAGGGGGGGTCTTACGAGACCCCCCCGAAATGACTAGGGGCGGCCGGGCCATCGTCGGCGGTCTTCGGCCATGATCGAGCTCGTCGTCGCCGGGGCGGCCGGACGGATGGGGGGCCGCATCATCGCGCTCGCACGCGAGAGCCCCGACCTCCGGGTGGTGGCGGCCTTCGAGCGACCCGAGCACCCGGCCGTCGGTCGCGATGCCGGTGAGGTGGCCGGGGGAGGGCCTCTCGGGGTCCTCATCGGGGCCGACCCGGTGCCCGTCCTCGCGCGAGGCCGTGTGCTCGTCGAGTTCACGACGCCCGAGGCGAGCCTCGAGCACCTCCGCATCGCCGCCGACCGGGGCGCGCGGGCCGTCATCGGCACGACCGGGCTCAAGTCGGCCCAGCTCGACGAGATCAAGGCGCTGGCCGGCCGCACCGCCGTCTTGCTATCCCCCAACATGAGCGTCGGCGTCAACCTGGCCTTCCGCCTGCTGGCGTTGATGGCCCGGACGCTGGGCGACGAGTACGACGTCGAGATCACCGAAATCCACCACCGGATGAAGAAGGACGCGCCGAGCGGCACCGCCCAGAAGATGGCCGAGGTCATCGCGGACGCGCTCGGCCGGAATCTCGACGAGGTGGGCATGTACGGCCGCCACGGGATAGTCGGCGAGCGCGGCGCCAAAGAGATCGGCGTCCACGCGCTCCGGGGCGGCGACATCGCGGGCGAGCACACCGTGGTGTTCTCGACGCTCGGTGAGCGGCTCGAGCTGACCCACCGCGCTCACAGCCGCGACACTTTCGCGCGGGGCGCCCTCCGGGCCATTCGCTTCATCGCGGCCGCCGCGCCCGGTCTCTACTCGATGCACGACGTCCTCATGCTGTGATTCTCGGCCCTCCCGGCAAAGCCGGGCCGTTCGCCGTTCGGCGAACGGATGGGGCCGGCCTCCCCCGGGGAAGGACAGGGAGTTTAGACAGTGGGCCTTCGCGTTCAGCTGGCGGACCGCCTCACCCGACTGCCCCCGTATCTGTTCGCCGAGATCGATCGCCAGAAGAAGGAGGCGCGGGCGCGCGGCGCGGATCTCATCGACCTCGGGATCGGCGATCCCGACCTGCCGACCCCGGCCCACGTCATCGAGGCGCTGGCCCGGGCGGCACGCGAGCCGAAGAACCACCGGTATCCGGATTACGAGGGCCTCCTGAGCTTCCGGGAGGCGGCCGCGGCCTGGTATCGGACGCGCTTCGGCGTCGCCCTCGACCCGGTCACCGAGGTGCTTGCGCTCATCGGCTCCAAAGAAGGCACGGCCCACATGCCCCTCGCCTTCGTGAACCCGGGCGAGGTCGTCCTGGTCCCGGACCCGGGCTACCCGGTGTACGCCGCGGGCACCTGGTTTGCCGGCGGCGAGCCCCACTTCTTGCCGCTCCGGGCCGAGCGGGAGTTCCTTCCCGACCTGGATGCGGTCCCGGCCGACGTGCTGCGACGCGCGAGGATGGTGTACCTCAATTACCCGAACAACCCGACGGCGGCCGTCGCCACCCGCGAGTTCTTCGCGCGGGTCGTCGACTTCGCCCGGCGCCACAACCTCATCGTCTGTCATGACGCCATGTACTCCGAGCTCCGCTTCGACGGTTACGAGCCTCCGTCCTTCCTCCAGGTCCCCGGCGCCACGGAGGTCGGGGTCGAGTTCCATTCCTGCTCGAAGACCTACTCCATGACCGGCTGGCGGATCGGCTTCGTGGTGGGGAACCGGGACGTGCTGGCCGGGCTCGGGCGAGTCAAGACGAACGTGGACTCCGGCGTCTTCCAGGCCGTCCAGGAGGCCGGCATCGCGGCGCTCACCGGGCCGCAGGACTACGTCACGCAGCTCCGCGCCACGTACCAGGAGCGCCGGGACGTGGTCGTCCGGGGCCTCCGGAAGCTGGGACTGCCGGTGACAGCGCCGCGGGCCACGTTCTTCGTGTGGGCCCCGGTCCCGGACGGCTCGGACTCTCGGAAGTGGGCCTCGCGGCTTCTCCAGGAAGCGGGCGTCGTCGTCACGCCCGGCGTCGGCTTCGGCCCCTCGGGCGAAGGGTACTACCGAATCGCCCTGACGGTGGACGCGGCGCGGATCGCCGAGGCGTTGGAGCGGCTCGGCCGGCTCTCGCTGTGAGACGGCCGGGGCCGGGACGGCCGACCACTCGCTCACCCTGTCACCCGGCGGTCGACCGTGAGTGTCTTGAATCCTGACGGGGCAACGCGGCGATGAGCCCCGTCCGGCCCTCCCGCGGCGAGTCTGATATACTTTTTGTCGAGGACATCCGCTTCTACGGCCACCACGGGGTCACCGAGGCCGAGCAGGACGTCGGGGCGTGGTTCTCGGTGGACGTGGAGCTCACTCTCGACCTCACGCCCGCTGCCCTGTCGGACGACCTGGAGGCGGCCGTGGACTACGGGCTGGTTGTCCGGCGCGTGGTCGCAACCGGGACCGGAGAGCGCGTGCGGCTTCTGGAGCGCCTGGCCGGGATCCTCGCCGAGGTCCTTCTGCGCGAGTTCCCCGCCCGCGAGGTGACGGTTCGGGTGCGAAAGGTGACCGCCCCCCTCGACGGCATCGCGGCCGTCCCGGGTGTCCAGATGAAGCGAAGCCGGTAGCATGGGGACGCCGATGGCGCGCGTGTTTCTGTCACTCGGCTCGAACCTCGGCAATCGCCAGCACTACCTGCAGGAGGCCCTCCGGCACCTCGGGGGGCACCACGCGGTCCGGGTGGTCGCGTGCTCACAGGTCTACGAGACGGAGCCGTGGCCCGAGCAGCGGGTGACGCGGGAGCGCTGGTACCTCAACTGCGCGGTCGAGATCGAGACGGCGCTCCCTCCGCGCCGCCTGCTCGAGCTCGTGCACGAGATCGAGACGGGGGCCGGCCGGATCCGGGAGCTCACCACCTCGGCCCAGCCCGGCGAGTACGTGGCGCGCACGCTCGACATCGATATCCTGCTTTACGGGAACGAGATCGTGAGCGACTTCGATCTCCAGATCCCGCATCCGTTCCTCCACCTGCGCCGGTTCGTGCTGGCGCCGCTGGCCGACATCGCTCCCGACGTCGAGCATCCCACCCTCTACCAGTCGATCCGCGATCTCCTGGCCGAGACGGAGGACACCCGCAGCATCTTTCCCTTCTCCGCCTGAGTGGCAGCGGCCGGCGGATTTGCCGCCCCGCCCCTCACTCAGCCCGAGAGGGGATCAGCCCCCGGACGGGCCCTTGAGGCCCCCTGCGATTTGAGTTAGCGTGGCGGCACGGAGCGGATGACGTGTCCGACCCTTCCGCCGACTTCCGTCAGCAGGCCCTCACCCACCTCGACGCGCTGCACAACTTCGCGCTGTACCTGACCCGACGCCCCGCCGACGCCGAGGA contains:
- a CDS encoding acyl-CoA carboxylase subunit beta; protein product: MAPVSEDHLRQEIARVQQGNVRHREKLREEGKLFVRDRLALLLDPGTGFEEDWLLARSREPETPADGVVTGVGTVLGRPVCIMANDYTVKAGSWGEKTVQKIVRIQEKAARLQIPLLYLVDAAGGRISEQIRIFPGRYHAGRIFYNEVQLSGVVPQVCILFGPSPAGSAYLPALTDVVIMVEGKASMYVGSPRMVEMAIGEKVDQEALGGARMHCQESGCGDILVGSDEEAIEVAKRYLAYMPSSHRGRVAAIESAEPAPGRPIDAIVPYDQRKYFDMYEVIDRVIDAGSWLELKRLFAREVITGFARIGGRAVGIVANQPKVKGGVLFVDSSDKAARFIWLCNAYNIPLVYLADVSGFMVGSRVERAGIIRHGAKMIFATAQATVPKISVIVRKCYGAGLYAMCGQAYEPDAVLALPQAQIAIMGPEPAINAVHYNRIMELSGEARAEFVRQKREEYQQDIDIYRLASEMLVDDVVLPSTLRAELVKRLAYAETKEQRFPPRRNAIYPV
- the dapB gene encoding 4-hydroxy-tetrahydrodipicolinate reductase, with translation MIELVVAGAAGRMGGRIIALARESPDLRVVAAFERPEHPAVGRDAGEVAGGGPLGVLIGADPVPVLARGRVLVEFTTPEASLEHLRIAADRGARAVIGTTGLKSAQLDEIKALAGRTAVLLSPNMSVGVNLAFRLLALMARTLGDEYDVEITEIHHRMKKDAPSGTAQKMAEVIADALGRNLDEVGMYGRHGIVGERGAKEIGVHALRGGDIAGEHTVVFSTLGERLELTHRAHSRDTFARGALRAIRFIAAAAPGLYSMHDVLML
- a CDS encoding LL-diaminopimelate aminotransferase, with protein sequence MGLRVQLADRLTRLPPYLFAEIDRQKKEARARGADLIDLGIGDPDLPTPAHVIEALARAAREPKNHRYPDYEGLLSFREAAAAWYRTRFGVALDPVTEVLALIGSKEGTAHMPLAFVNPGEVVLVPDPGYPVYAAGTWFAGGEPHFLPLRAEREFLPDLDAVPADVLRRARMVYLNYPNNPTAAVATREFFARVVDFARRHNLIVCHDAMYSELRFDGYEPPSFLQVPGATEVGVEFHSCSKTYSMTGWRIGFVVGNRDVLAGLGRVKTNVDSGVFQAVQEAGIAALTGPQDYVTQLRATYQERRDVVVRGLRKLGLPVTAPRATFFVWAPVPDGSDSRKWASRLLQEAGVVVTPGVGFGPSGEGYYRIALTVDAARIAEALERLGRLSL
- the folB gene encoding dihydroneopterin aldolase, translated to MSPVRPSRGESDILFVEDIRFYGHHGVTEAEQDVGAWFSVDVELTLDLTPAALSDDLEAAVDYGLVVRRVVATGTGERVRLLERLAGILAEVLLREFPAREVTVRVRKVTAPLDGIAAVPGVQMKRSR
- the folK gene encoding 2-amino-4-hydroxy-6-hydroxymethyldihydropteridine diphosphokinase → MGTPMARVFLSLGSNLGNRQHYLQEALRHLGGHHAVRVVACSQVYETEPWPEQRVTRERWYLNCAVEIETALPPRRLLELVHEIETGAGRIRELTTSAQPGEYVARTLDIDILLYGNEIVSDFDLQIPHPFLHLRRFVLAPLADIAPDVEHPTLYQSIRDLLAETEDTRSIFPFSA